The Anabaena sp. PCC 7108 region CTTCCTTGGTTGTCAGCCATAATTTTTCTGCCTTTAGTAGCCACCCTAGCCATTCCCTTCATTCCCGATAAAGACGGCAAAACCGTTCGCTGGTATGGCTTAGGAGTAGCATTTGCAGACTTTGCATTAATGATTTTTGCCTTCTGGCAGAGCTACGACTTCCAAAGTTCAGCCCTGCAACTCACAGAAAACTATGCTTGGATACCCCAGATTGGTTTTAACTGGGCTGTCGGGGTTGATGGTTTATCAATGCCCCTGATACTTTTAACAGGCTTAATCAACACTCTGGCAATATTCGCGGCTTGGAAAGTAGACAACAAGCCGCGTTTATTTTATGCCTTAATGTTGGTGATGTACAGCGCCCAATTAGGCGTGTTCCTCGCCCAAGACTTGCTCATGTTCTTCCTAATGTGGGAAATCGAGTTAGTACCCGTTTACTTACTAATTTCCATCTGGGGAGGAAAAAACCGCCGCTACGCAGCTACCAAATTCATTATTTATACAGCCGCAGCATCTATATTTATTCTCGTAGCTGGTTTTGCAATGGCATTCTCTGGTGATAACGTCACCTTCAACATGACAGCATTGGGAATGAAAGAATATCCCCAAGCCTTAGAACTAGCACTATATGCAGGTTTTTTAATTGCTTACGGTGTAAAACTACCAATTTTCCCTTTTCACACATGGTTGCCTGATGCTCACGGTGAAGCATCTGCTCCTGGTTCGATGATTTTAGCAGGTGTGTTGTTGAAGATGGGTGGTTATGCACTTATCCGCTTCAACGTGGAAATGTTAACAGATGCCCACGTTGTTTTTGCTCCAGTTTTAGCAGTCTTAGGTGTAGTTAACATAGTTTACGGTGCTTGTTGCGCCTTTGCTCAAACCAACCTCAAACGCCGCTTGGCTTACTCTTCAATTGCCCACATGGGGTTTGTGTTAATTGGGATTGCTTCTTACACAGAAATCGGTATCAGCGGTGCTGTGTTACAGATGGTTTCTCACGGTTTAATTGCAGCTAGTTTATTCTTCTTATCCGGTGTAACTTACGAACGTACCCACACCTTAATAATGGATAAAATGGGCGGCATGGCTAAAGTAATGCCCAAAACCTTTGCATTATTTACTATCGGTTCAATGGCTTCTTTAGCTTTACCCGGTATGAGTGGTTTCGTCGGTGAGTTAATGGTATTCCTGGGTATTGGCACCAGTGATGTTTACAGTTCTAGCTTCAAAATTGTAGTCATCTTTCTGTCAGCAGTTGGCGTAATTCTAACTCCCATTTATCTACTTTCAATGTTGCGTCAAGTGTTCTACGGTGAGCAAAGCGAAGAGTTACATTTAGATGCTGTTATCTCTGATGTTAAACCCCGCGAATTGTTCATCACTGCTTGTTTATTGCTGCCTATCATCGGCATTGGTTTCTATCCTAAGATGGTGACACAAACCTATGATGTGAAAACAGTAGAAGTTGCGGCTCATGCTCGTCAAGTGTTGCCAGTGATTGCTCGTCAACAACCTACTAATTTGTACTCGCAAATCTTCACAACACCAACATTAGCAAGTTCTGAAATTGTTAATATAGCTGAGTAATTATAAAGCCCAAAAAGGGTTCTGAGTAAATCTTAAATATGAGGGGAATTAGGGGTGGTTGTATAACTACCCCTTTAATTTTTTCAGGTTCAATTATAGCGATAGATGAGGAGGAAACACTATCAGAAAATTTGTTAGATTTAGAACTTACGCATTAACAAAGTTAATCAAATATGAATTGTGGATTTTATCTCTTCTATGGTGCGTCAGACCCGATAATTTGCCCACAATTAACAAAATTTTGCCATCTGACGCACCCTACTAATATGCTGGAAATAACTAATTTGTATAGTGCGTAAGTTCTAAGATCATCTTATTTATGATTAAGACTCGCTCATATAAGTCTTGATACCATGAAGTAATAAACCTAATCCCCAGCCTAATATGGGATAAATCGCCCAAAAATATGAAGGGCTTGTGAACAGATTTAATAGAATCAAAAACCCATTTATCACAATAAAAGACATTAGGTGTGATTTG contains the following coding sequences:
- a CDS encoding NAD(P)H-quinone oxidoreductase subunit 4, with amino-acid sequence MNAIELPWLSAIIFLPLVATLAIPFIPDKDGKTVRWYGLGVAFADFALMIFAFWQSYDFQSSALQLTENYAWIPQIGFNWAVGVDGLSMPLILLTGLINTLAIFAAWKVDNKPRLFYALMLVMYSAQLGVFLAQDLLMFFLMWEIELVPVYLLISIWGGKNRRYAATKFIIYTAAASIFILVAGFAMAFSGDNVTFNMTALGMKEYPQALELALYAGFLIAYGVKLPIFPFHTWLPDAHGEASAPGSMILAGVLLKMGGYALIRFNVEMLTDAHVVFAPVLAVLGVVNIVYGACCAFAQTNLKRRLAYSSIAHMGFVLIGIASYTEIGISGAVLQMVSHGLIAASLFFLSGVTYERTHTLIMDKMGGMAKVMPKTFALFTIGSMASLALPGMSGFVGELMVFLGIGTSDVYSSSFKIVVIFLSAVGVILTPIYLLSMLRQVFYGEQSEELHLDAVISDVKPRELFITACLLLPIIGIGFYPKMVTQTYDVKTVEVAAHARQVLPVIARQQPTNLYSQIFTTPTLASSEIVNIAE